From Bos mutus isolate GX-2022 chromosome 5, NWIPB_WYAK_1.1, whole genome shotgun sequence, one genomic window encodes:
- the ATG101 gene encoding autophagy-related protein 101, protein MNCRSEVLEVSVEGRQVEEAMLAVLHTVLLHRSTGKFHYKKEGTYSIGTVGTQDVDCDFIDFTYVRVSSEELDRALRKVVGEFRDALRNSGGDGLGQMSLEFYQKKKSRWPFSDECIPWEVWTVKVHVVALATEQERQICREKVGEKLCEKIINIVEVMNRHEYLPKMPTQSEVDNVFDTGLRDVQPYLYKISFQITDALGSSVTTTMRRLIKDTLAL, encoded by the exons ATGAACTGTCGATCGGAGGTGCTGGAGGTGTCGGTTGAGGGGCGGCAGGTGGAGGAGGCCATGCTGGCCGTGCTGCACACGGTGCTCCTGCACCGCAGCACCGGCAAGTTCCACTACAAGAAGGAGGGCACCTACTCCATCGGCACCGTGGGCACCCAGGACGTGGACTGCGACTTCATCGACTTCACCTATGTGCGTGTCTCCTCGGAGGAGCTGGACCGCGCTCTGCGCAAGGTCGTCGGGGAGTTCAGG GATGCTCTGCGCAACTCCGGGGGCGACGGGCTGGGGCAGATGTCCCTGGAGTTCTACCAGAAGAAGAAGTCTCGCTGGCCGTTCTCCGACGAGTGCATCCCCTGGGAAGTGTGGACGGTCAAGGTGCATGTGGTGGCCCTGGCCACGGAGCAGGAGCGGCAGATCTGCCGGGAGAAGGTGGGGGAGAAGCTCTGCGAGAAGATCATCAACATCGTGGAGGTGATGAACCGGCACGAGTACCTGCCCAAGATGCCCACGCAGTCAGAGGTGGACAACGTGTTTGACACGGGCTTGCGGGACGTGCAGCCCTACCTCTATAAGATTTCCTTCCAGATCACCGATGCCCTGGGCTCCTCCGTGACCACCACCATGCGCAGGCTCATCAAAGACACCCTGGCCCTCTAG
- the SMIM41 gene encoding small integral membrane protein 41, whose protein sequence is MNSSQAGATARGAWQSSCCNQSGVPPEPPEGPRAVQAAVLGVLSLLVLCGVLFLGAGLLLRAQGLTALLARELRASREGEPGGASVDDDDS, encoded by the coding sequence ATGAACAGCTCGCAGGCGGGCGCCACAGCCCGGGGCGCCTGGCAGAGCTCCTGCTGCAACCAGTCGGGGGTGCCGCCGGAGCCCCCCGAGGGGCCGCGCGCCGTGCAGGCGGCGGTGCTGGGCGTGCTGTCGCTGCTCGTGCTCTGCGGGGTCCTCTTCCTGGGCGCCGGCCTCCTGCTCCGCGCCCAGGGTTTAACAGCGCTGTTGGCCCGAGAGCTGCGCGCGTCCCGGGAGGGCGAGCCCGGTGGCGCCAGCGTCGATGACGACGACTCCTAG